The following proteins are co-located in the Deinococcus metallilatus genome:
- the secA gene encoding preprotein translocase subunit SecA, with protein MFRVLNKVFDNNQRDVQRIIKTVVQPVNALEEETMKIENLAEAFMALRKRVQEGGESLDDVLVPAFALIREAGRRSIGKRHYDVQLIGGTALHQGRIAEMRTGEGKTLVATLALALNALEGKGAHLVTVNDYLARVGAEEMGLLYRTLGLTVGLASRDLQPHERQAAYACDITYVTNSELGFDYLRDNMAQSREQLVLRADHPLHYAIVDEVDSILIDEARTPLIISGAAEKATDLYYVYAKLIRRLQKGEPAEPGKRAEPTGDYTIDEKGKQVHLTEGGIAKIERLLSLTDLYSPENMDKAHMITQAIRARELYHREKDYIVNAEGEVIIIDEFTGRSMPGRRYGEGLHQAIEAKEGVKIENENQTLATITYQNFFRLYDKFAGMTGTAKTEEKEFLDIYGSDVLVIPTNKPVIRQDADDLVYRTRMGKYQAVVGEVQEMHATGRPILIGTASIDTSEQLSALLTQAGIRHSVLNAKYEAQEASIIAQAGRSGTVTIATNMAGRGTDIMLGGNAEFILGEAIEQNFGISRFAPEAEAFIKAISRQDPEAEQLGMQIPGMTADFIRQARQLQTDTVADRARVQELGGLHIIGTERHESRRIDNQLRGRAGRQGDPGSSRFYVSFEDDLMRLFANDRVVAMMDRLGMDDTQPIEAKMVTGAIERAQARVEDRNFGIRKQLLEFDNVMSKQRDTIYAQRREVLLGADEDVEESTEGMIADFTEMQLAYYAPIDQAPETWDLETLRTNLIDAVPQLESYDFEALRTMTPGDAHAHVIEAVADTFDARKEELSPTMLNSLSRYVLLQVVDQHWKEHLHGMDVLRQGIGLRGYGQRDPFTEYKFEATNMFNDMIDNLKGEVTKFVFRMQFGQAS; from the coding sequence ATGTTCCGTGTCCTGAACAAAGTGTTCGATAACAACCAGCGCGACGTGCAGCGCATCATCAAGACGGTGGTGCAGCCCGTGAACGCGCTGGAAGAAGAGACGATGAAAATCGAGAACCTCGCCGAGGCGTTCATGGCCCTGCGAAAGCGGGTCCAGGAGGGCGGGGAGTCGCTGGACGACGTGCTGGTGCCCGCCTTCGCCCTGATCCGCGAGGCGGGCCGCCGGTCCATCGGCAAGCGCCACTACGACGTGCAGTTGATCGGCGGGACGGCGCTCCACCAGGGCCGCATCGCCGAGATGCGCACCGGCGAGGGCAAGACGCTGGTCGCCACGCTGGCCCTCGCGCTGAATGCCCTGGAAGGCAAGGGGGCTCACCTCGTCACCGTGAACGATTACCTCGCCCGCGTCGGGGCCGAGGAGATGGGCCTGCTGTACCGCACGCTGGGCCTGACGGTGGGCCTCGCCAGCCGTGACCTCCAGCCGCACGAGCGTCAGGCCGCCTACGCCTGCGACATCACCTACGTCACCAACAGTGAGCTGGGCTTCGACTACCTGCGCGACAATATGGCCCAGAGCCGCGAGCAACTGGTGCTGCGCGCCGATCACCCCCTCCACTACGCCATCGTGGACGAGGTGGATTCCATCCTGATCGATGAGGCCCGTACACCGCTGATCATCTCGGGCGCGGCGGAAAAGGCGACCGACCTGTACTACGTGTACGCCAAGCTGATCCGCCGTCTCCAGAAGGGCGAACCCGCCGAACCCGGCAAGCGCGCGGAGCCGACCGGCGACTACACCATCGACGAGAAGGGCAAGCAGGTTCACCTGACCGAAGGCGGCATCGCCAAGATCGAGCGCCTGCTCTCGCTGACCGATCTCTACAGCCCCGAGAATATGGACAAGGCGCACATGATCACCCAGGCGATCCGCGCCCGCGAGCTGTACCACCGCGAGAAGGACTACATCGTGAACGCCGAGGGTGAGGTCATCATCATCGACGAGTTCACCGGACGCTCGATGCCGGGCCGCCGCTACGGCGAAGGGCTGCACCAGGCCATCGAGGCCAAGGAAGGCGTGAAGATCGAGAACGAGAACCAGACCCTCGCCACGATCACCTACCAGAACTTCTTCCGCCTGTACGACAAGTTCGCGGGCATGACCGGCACCGCCAAGACCGAGGAAAAGGAATTCCTCGACATCTACGGCTCCGACGTGCTGGTGATCCCCACCAACAAGCCGGTGATCCGCCAGGACGCCGACGACCTGGTGTACCGCACCCGCATGGGCAAGTACCAGGCTGTCGTGGGGGAAGTGCAGGAGATGCACGCCACCGGCCGCCCGATCCTGATCGGCACCGCCAGCATCGACACCTCCGAGCAGCTCAGCGCCTTGCTCACGCAGGCGGGCATCCGGCACTCGGTCCTGAACGCCAAGTACGAGGCGCAGGAGGCCAGCATCATCGCGCAGGCGGGCCGTTCGGGGACCGTCACCATCGCCACCAACATGGCCGGGCGCGGCACCGACATCATGCTGGGCGGCAACGCCGAATTCATTCTGGGCGAGGCCATCGAGCAGAATTTCGGGATCAGCCGCTTCGCCCCCGAGGCCGAGGCCTTTATCAAGGCGATCAGCCGTCAGGACCCGGAAGCCGAACAGTTGGGGATGCAGATTCCCGGCATGACCGCCGACTTTATCCGGCAGGCGCGGCAGCTCCAGACGGACACCGTGGCGGACCGGGCCCGCGTGCAGGAACTGGGCGGCCTGCACATCATCGGCACCGAGCGCCACGAGTCCCGGCGCATCGACAACCAGCTTCGCGGGCGCGCGGGCCGTCAGGGCGACCCCGGCTCCAGCCGCTTCTACGTGTCCTTCGAGGACGACCTGATGCGCCTCTTTGCCAACGACCGGGTGGTCGCCATGATGGACCGCCTGGGCATGGACGACACGCAGCCCATCGAGGCCAAGATGGTCACCGGGGCCATCGAGCGCGCGCAGGCCCGGGTGGAGGACCGCAACTTCGGCATCCGCAAGCAACTGCTGGAGTTCGACAACGTGATGAGCAAGCAGCGCGACACCATCTATGCCCAGCGCCGCGAGGTGCTGCTCGGCGCCGACGAGGACGTGGAGGAATCCACCGAGGGCATGATCGCGGACTTCACCGAGATGCAGCTCGCCTACTACGCCCCGATTGACCAGGCCCCGGAAACCTGGGACCTGGAGACGCTCCGCACCAATCTGATCGACGCGGTGCCCCAGCTCGAAAGCTACGACTTCGAGGCCCTGCGGACCATGACGCCGGGGGACGCCCACGCGCACGTGATCGAGGCCGTGGCCGACACCTTCGACGCGCGCAAGGAGGAACTCAGCCCGACCATGCTGAACAGCCTCTCGCGCTACGTGCTGCTTCAGGTGGTGGACCAGCACTGGAAGGAACACCTGCACGGCATGGACGTGCTGAGGCAGGGCATCGGCCTGCGCGGCTACGGCCAGCGCGACCCCTTCACCGAGTACAAGTTCGAGGCGACGAACATGTTCAACGACATGATCGACAACCTCAAGGGTGAGGTCACCAAGTTCGTGTTCCGGATGCAGTTCGGGCAGGCGAGCTGA